ACGGCTGATACCATCAAATCCAGATATGCTGCCGATGGTTATCGAAACCAGCAGGGTGAAGATTCAGGGAAAACTATCCGGAATTCTCCGCTGGTACAAGTGATCTCGTAATAAAAGCCAAATCTGTCCCAACATGCGCGGAGGATATAATGAAATTATCCATAGCATCTGATCACGCTGCTTTTGAGTTGAAATTCTTTATTGCTGAGTATCTAAAGAAAGGCCACGAAGTCATTGATTTTGGCCCCGAATCGCCAGAAAGGTCCGTCGATTATCCAGACTTCGCGCGTCGTGTCTGTAAGTCTGTGCTGAGCGGTGAAACCGAATTTGGGATTCTTCTTTGCGGAACGGGAATTGGAATGTCGATGGCCGCGAACAAATACAGGGGAATCAGGGCGGCTCTCTGTCTCTTTCCGGAGATGGCCGCGCTGGCGAGAAAGCACAACCACGCCAATGTACTGGTGCTTGGAGGCCGGCTTATGGGTTCTGAACTCGCAGCATGGACGGTTGACACGTTTCTCTCAACCGCCCAGGAGGGCGGCAGGCATACCAGAAGGGTCGAAAAGATCGAATCGCTCCCAGTCGAAGATCTGGAGCGATCTAAATGAAGATCTATTACGACAGACGCCACCTCTTTCATCTTCCCATGAAGGAACTGGATAACGGTGAATGGATAGAAAATCCCGAAAAGCCCGAAAGGATAGAAACGATCCGAAGTGCCCTCGAGGGAAATGGCTTTGTGATAAATGAACCAAGAGACTACCATGTCTCTCATATTTTCGCCGTTCATACCCCGGAATACGTTGAATGGCTAAAACAAAAGAGTATGACCGTTTCGCCCAAGAGGGAGTATTTTCCAGAAGTGTTCGGATACGATAAGCTATTCGATACAGGAACACCGGTCACGACGGGCTGTTATATCGCTTCGCTTGCCGGAGTTTCGACAGTTCTCAACTGTGTCGATTCACTGCTGGAGGACGAGGCGGTCGCCTACGCACTTTGCCGTCCGCCCGGTCATCACGCCGGAGTAGCCACTGGAGGCGGCTATTGTTACTTCAACAACGCCGCGATAGCAACCAAGTATTACCAGAAACACACTAGAGGGTTCGTCGCCATACTTGATCTCGATTTCCACCATGGAAACGGGACTCAAGAGATCTTCTATTACGACGATACAGTGCTTTATGTCTCCATACATGGAGACCCTAGGTTTTTTTATCCCTGGATCAGCGGAAATTCCTGGGAGATAGGTGAAGATTCAGGTGAGGGATTCAACGTTAACTTCCCACTCGATGGTGGCATCGAAGGTCCGGAATACATAAGAACTCTGACCAAAGCTCTCCAGGAGATTAACGATTTTTCGCCG
This portion of the Mesotoga infera genome encodes:
- a CDS encoding histone deacetylase family protein, which gives rise to MKIYYDRRHLFHLPMKELDNGEWIENPEKPERIETIRSALEGNGFVINEPRDYHVSHIFAVHTPEYVEWLKQKSMTVSPKREYFPEVFGYDKLFDTGTPVTTGCYIASLAGVSTVLNCVDSLLEDEAVAYALCRPPGHHAGVATGGGYCYFNNAAIATKYYQKHTRGFVAILDLDFHHGNGTQEIFYYDDTVLYVSIHGDPRFFYPWISGNSWEIGEDSGEGFNVNFPLDGGIEGPEYIRTLTKALQEINDFSPDLLVVSLGTDTHAADGVGHFGLIDSDFSMIGKLVGEIETPKLIIQEGGYNPQANAVSVLNFIKALK
- the rpiB gene encoding ribose 5-phosphate isomerase B; the encoded protein is MKLSIASDHAAFELKFFIAEYLKKGHEVIDFGPESPERSVDYPDFARRVCKSVLSGETEFGILLCGTGIGMSMAANKYRGIRAALCLFPEMAALARKHNHANVLVLGGRLMGSELAAWTVDTFLSTAQEGGRHTRRVEKIESLPVEDLERSK